In the Malassezia vespertilionis chromosome 8, complete sequence genome, TGGTAGTTGGACTCAATCTTCGCAGTAGACTGCTTGCCACCAGGCACAATGTTCCAGTCATCCGTGTCATGGTCCCAGACAATCGTGCGAAGACCAAGAGCAGTAGCAATAGCACGCACACGGTCGTCCACATCGCCATACGGTGGGCGCCAACAACGAGGCGTGACGCCAATAACGTCCTTAATAATGCGCATCGTGTAATACAACTCGGAAAACACCTGACTGGTCGAAAGCGTGGTGGTGTAATGGTGAGACCATGTGTGCACACAAATGTCGTGGCCATCGGTGAGGCCGCGTTGTGCCTGCAGGGGCCAGTCGATCACATTTGTGCCAATGTAGAACAGCGTAGCCCTAAGCTTTTCCTTTTGCAAAAAGTCGTAAAATGCATTGTGCGAGCAGTTCGGACCGTCGTCAAACGACAGGCCCCATGTGTTGGGCTCAGGACACGAATCAAGATCGTGGGACAGCTGCTTGTGTTTGGGTGAAGTACAGCCTGTCGCAGTCCACCAACAGTCGGGATCAGAATCGTCGTACGAGTCGCTCTGACCTTGATCAATTCCCATATTGCCCTGTGTGCCCTTCTTCACCTGGACGTTTCCAGGGATGATGCCACTATCCAAAATTTCCTTAAAGAGCGTAGCGCCAGTATCGTCCCCGCTTACAATGTCCGCAATTTGCCCAGCCTTGGGATATACCTTTCCTAGCGCAGAGCTGCTTTTCAGGCCATATGGTTTGCATTCTTGCGATGGGTCCTGCTCGCTGCTTTCTTGCGACTCTGAGGATGGTGCAGCACGCAGCATCAAACGACCATTTGTTCCTCGGGAGCGCAGGTGGTGATGCACAACGTCGCGCGATTCTGGCATAGCAAAGCCTGGGCCAATGTGTGCGGACACGCGGAGCGCCGACAGAAGCACCAACGTGCTGCTCACGAATGCGATAGGTAGCCTCATGCTAGAAAGAGGGATAAGATGGAAATGCGAGGCACGACACAATGCGTTGAAGTGTGACAGATAGGATACCCAATTGCGGCCATGTTCATTGGGTTGCAGCGCGATCTTcaaagcgcgtgcggaaaCCACTTGCAGGTTTGTGCAGCTAGCTCCGCAAAGCCGTTAGCGAGCGGGCTCCGTTCGCATATCGCATTTATCAGTACCCAATCAGTATATACGGCAAGTTAGTCTATTTCGCGACACGCCCTGTGATTCGCCAAAATTGAAGGACCCTCCTGTTACAGCGCAGTGGACGTTGCATGAACTCGTTAAAAGTTAGTAAGcctggcgctgcgtgcctGGGCGAGGACAGCCTGTGAAAAGGCTGCG is a window encoding:
- a CDS encoding uncharacterized protein (EggNog:ENOG503NY8A; COG:S; SECRETED:SignalP(1-29); CAZy:CE4); its protein translation is MRLPIAFVSSTLVLLSALRVSAHIGPGFAMPESRDVVHHHLRSRGTNGRLMLRAAPSSESQESSEQDPSQECKPYGLKSSSALGKVYPKAGQIADIVSGDDTGATLFKEILDSGIIPGNVQVKKGTQGNMGIDQGQSDSYDDSDPDCWWTATGCTSPKHKQLSHDLDSCPEPNTWGLSFDDGPNCSHNAFYDFLQKEKLRATLFYIGTNVIDWPLQAQRGLTDGHDICVHTWSHHYTTTLSTSQVFSELYYTMRIIKDVIGVTPRCWRPPYGDVDDRVRAIATALGLRTIVWDHDTDDWNIVPGGKQSTAKIESNYQKIIDAGKNGSTADKGIMVLTHELTNQTMDMFMNEYSKVKAAYKNLVPISACMNASSPYVEDQPTYSNFADFTSGKVDAQGLPQPDAIKINVNSKLNITSEKDQKSAGGFSSASAKKSKTQGDSSSSSPDSQASAAPNSNKSSDKEDGNSASFTPIHVLSISMTAALVSFASWAL